The following proteins are encoded in a genomic region of Candidatus Eisenbacteria bacterium:
- a CDS encoding HAMP domain-containing protein produces MKLANRPMAPRRFHLRVAAEEQHLAEIRDFLQEVGEKLLIPGRVLANTKLAVDEACTNIVKHGYRGVAGFIEVVVTGNGREFSIAIHDQGKSFDLRNVKSPDLKMYVETRKRGGLGVFLMNQLMDEVRYRAGDDGNVLTMSKRLGRSRRRRPGKDQPRRTLRFTYTVQAFGAITLIVALAFGAIHLRQIGGLEEEVLAQARASAASLAGSGLDVLLRKEPMSVEQTLLNQSIRTLLRFRPEYAAARVIDAAGRVWGSDRFEELFSTRTLPQGAQAVTPGARPGGRPGPPVAMVEPANGKTREVYYPILEPSARTQRALGWIQIVVRESAIAERISGARIELATIALFTLLLGYMLSAILITIFVQPIQALSDSVRAIGEGTMVADIGASGNDQIDDIARAFNEVTAKFRAAQGHLMEQERMQQEMQVAQEIQQMLLPRKVPELEGFELGYLYRAAKEVGGDYFDFLTVDERTVGVVVADVSGKGVPGSLVMTMIRTALRMEARGNRSASDVMARMNAFVTEDMKKGMFVTMFYVVLDSVNRVVTYASAGHNPMILYRGEEDSTYFLKPKGIPVGINVPDEELFRKTISVEKLSLREGDMLVIYTDGITEAMNPDRDQFGEARLLSAIKRYGHMTSQEFAEALNLEIQEFTGGAPQNDDITLVAIKEKVPVEARLEENRRELFRLIEEEGMPVAEACAKLQVASSTYYKYKRRVEVMGGEEGLKPTRPQAPLARASVEEEAAILEIVRAEPSLGAKRVWEILRATNRCRADLSERAIYEMFRRKGLNTREKRLEFSRNGTDKRMARLARALSEGPAPTPTEQGGGEA; encoded by the coding sequence GTGAAGCTCGCGAACCGCCCGATGGCCCCGCGCCGGTTCCACCTCCGCGTGGCCGCCGAGGAGCAGCACCTGGCCGAGATCCGCGACTTCCTCCAGGAAGTCGGCGAGAAGCTCCTCATCCCCGGCCGGGTCCTCGCGAACACCAAGCTGGCGGTCGACGAGGCGTGCACGAACATCGTGAAGCACGGCTATCGGGGGGTGGCCGGCTTCATCGAGGTCGTGGTGACCGGGAACGGACGCGAGTTCTCGATCGCGATCCACGACCAGGGAAAGAGCTTCGACCTCCGGAACGTCAAGAGCCCGGATCTCAAGATGTACGTCGAGACGAGGAAACGCGGCGGCCTCGGCGTCTTCCTGATGAACCAGCTCATGGACGAGGTGCGCTACCGCGCGGGCGACGACGGCAACGTTCTCACCATGTCGAAGCGGCTGGGACGCTCCCGCCGCCGGCGCCCCGGGAAGGATCAACCGCGCCGCACGCTTCGCTTCACCTACACGGTCCAGGCCTTTGGCGCGATCACGCTGATCGTCGCCCTGGCCTTCGGCGCGATCCACCTGCGGCAGATCGGCGGTCTGGAGGAGGAGGTGCTGGCCCAGGCGCGCGCCTCGGCCGCGAGCCTCGCGGGATCGGGCCTCGACGTCCTGTTGCGGAAGGAGCCGATGTCGGTGGAGCAGACCCTTCTGAATCAATCGATCCGCACGCTCCTTCGCTTCCGGCCCGAGTACGCGGCGGCCCGCGTGATCGACGCGGCGGGCCGGGTCTGGGGATCGGACCGATTCGAGGAGCTCTTCTCGACGCGGACGCTCCCGCAGGGCGCGCAGGCGGTCACGCCGGGAGCCCGACCGGGTGGCAGGCCGGGCCCGCCCGTCGCCATGGTCGAGCCCGCGAACGGAAAAACGCGCGAGGTCTATTATCCGATCCTCGAGCCGTCGGCAAGAACGCAGCGGGCGCTCGGCTGGATCCAGATCGTGGTGCGCGAATCGGCGATCGCCGAGCGGATCAGCGGCGCGCGCATCGAGCTGGCGACGATCGCGCTCTTCACGCTCCTCCTCGGCTACATGCTCTCGGCCATCCTGATCACGATCTTCGTCCAGCCGATCCAGGCGCTCTCCGACAGCGTGCGGGCCATCGGAGAGGGCACGATGGTCGCCGACATCGGCGCGTCGGGGAACGACCAGATCGACGACATCGCGCGCGCGTTCAACGAGGTGACGGCCAAGTTCCGCGCCGCCCAGGGCCACCTGATGGAGCAGGAGCGGATGCAGCAGGAAATGCAGGTGGCGCAGGAAATCCAGCAGATGCTCCTCCCGCGCAAGGTGCCCGAGCTGGAAGGGTTCGAGCTCGGCTACCTCTACCGCGCCGCGAAGGAGGTGGGGGGCGATTACTTCGACTTCTTGACGGTCGACGAGCGCACGGTCGGCGTCGTGGTCGCGGACGTCTCGGGAAAGGGCGTCCCGGGCTCGCTGGTCATGACCATGATCCGCACCGCGCTCCGGATGGAAGCCCGCGGGAACCGGTCGGCGTCGGACGTGATGGCCAGGATGAACGCCTTCGTGACCGAGGACATGAAGAAGGGGATGTTCGTGACCATGTTCTACGTCGTGCTGGATTCGGTGAACCGCGTGGTCACCTACGCGAGCGCCGGACACAACCCGATGATCCTCTACCGCGGGGAGGAGGACTCGACCTACTTCCTGAAGCCGAAGGGGATCCCGGTCGGGATCAACGTGCCGGACGAGGAATTGTTCCGGAAGACGATCAGCGTGGAGAAGCTGTCGCTTCGCGAGGGGGACATGCTCGTGATCTACACCGACGGCATCACTGAGGCGATGAACCCCGATCGGGACCAGTTCGGCGAAGCGAGGCTCCTCTCCGCGATCAAGCGGTACGGCCACATGACGTCGCAGGAGTTCGCCGAGGCGCTGAATCTCGAGATTCAGGAGTTTACGGGCGGCGCGCCGCAGAACGACGACATCACGCTCGTGGCCATCAAGGAGAAGGTGCCGGTCGAGGCGCGGCTCGAGGAGAACCGGCGCGAGCTCTTCCGGTTGATCGAGGAGGAGGGGATGCCGGTGGCCGAGGCGTGCGCCAAGCTCCAGGTCGCCTCCTCCACTTATTACAAGTACAAGCGCCGCGTGGAGGTCATGGGAGGGGAAGAGGGCCTGAAGCCGACCCGGCCCCAGGCGCCGCTGGCGCGAGCAAGCGTTGAGGAGGAGGCGGCGATCTTGGAGATCGTCCGGGCCGAGCCGTCGCTGGGGGCCAAGCGAGTCTGGGAGATCCTCAGGGCCACAAATCGCTGCCGCGCCGACCTTTCCGAGAGGGCGATTTACGAGATGTTTCGCAGGAAGGGCCTCAACACGAGGGAAAAAA